A DNA window from Drosophila sechellia strain sech25 chromosome X, ASM438219v1, whole genome shotgun sequence contains the following coding sequences:
- the LOC6620363 gene encoding uncharacterized protein LOC6620363 yields the protein MLPFVQENVPEMLLQPARLAFCANLHVGRPRDDPTTLVLARNLKFYEFRRKVLVHYIDLKDKKLKQIASQLEAYDGPLCPFLSKQEPTDEKVDWSMLDPPEDLPLKFGKFVWQRQGIYLLIQCWRHLVVLKRPKDHGANFELVADHKDVVDYQMVEGPIPFQAVVELEFGNGKRQRCDFQEDFLSEEPSTSKNAGLPAQDFESLLQEVHRAEAELNSQRIQNQKEFAIVEDLLYFGTPGQRSLLLEEKQPLRRLGDVWTRICGDYFVFGTLLVNNTGTNRLTIVKELYPIVVIEPHTDFSVEHRLYELPLQADGQPPEDYEQLAQFWACQDQHSRRLKWRPVEKERILPPERSAAMVVRLRLVDLLEAEKLVLIATYEIGEDASPRQIHLITFDVKKLLDKTESLAPTFSPATLHQDFLAVIMTHTARCSLKLEFQSAQDCKTFEQLLVSKLQFQLIQAQEADKEPTSDLLDDSDPGSHFQSSNIAADPVQRIFYNRQPLSQWCDTLLLRDDPGKHWHVYAKTDDRLRLLLHRLTRDLLQLHCNLNVLEVAEHNMSPADMEMELLNSLFEEMDAWKVLSEPAASVEQRREQLTQLNKAQMASDVLASMLFTDDDDDDDDNRA from the exons ATGCTGCCATTTGTCCAGGAGAATGTGCCGGAGATGCTGCTCCAGCCGGCCCGGTTGGCCTTCTGCGCCAATCTTCACGTGGGCCGACCGCGGGATGACCCCACCACATTGGTTCTAGCGAGGAACCTAAAGTTCTACGAATTCCGGCGCAAGGTTCTGGTGCACTACATTGATTTGAAGGACAAGAAACTAAAGCAAATAGCCAGCCAACTGGAGGCCTACGACGGACCGCTTTGTCCCTTTCTGTCCAAGCAGGAACCCACTGACGAGAAGGTGGACTGGAGCATGCTGGATCCGCCGGAGGATTTGCCCCTCAAATTCGGCAAGTTTGTGTGGCAACGGCAGGGCATCTACCTGCTAATTCAGTGCTGGAGGCACCTCGTCGTCCTAAAGAGGCCCAAGGATCACGGGGCCAACTTCGAGCTGGTGGCGGATCACAAGGATGTGGTGGACTACCAGATGGTCGAAGGTCCCATTCCCTTCCAGGCCGTCGTGGAGCTGGAGTTCGGTAATGGCAAGCGCCAGCGTTGCGATTTCCAAGAGGATTTCTTAAGTGAGGAGCCCAGCACGTCCAAAAATGCCGGCTTGCCCGCTCAGGATTTCGAGAGCCTGTTGCAGGAGGTGCACCGTGCCGAAGCCGAGCTCAACAGCCAGCGAATACAAAACCAGAAGGAATTCGCCATCGTCGAAGACCTTCTATACTTCGGCACGCCGGGCCAGCGTTCGCTGCTCCTTGAGGAGAAGCAGCCGCTGCGACGACTCGGCGATGTATGGACTCGGATCTGCGGCGATTATTTCGTTTTTGGCACACTGCTGGTCAACAACACTGGCACCAATCGGCTCACCATAGTCAAGGAGCTGTATCCGATTGTTGTAATCGAACCACACACCGACTTCAGCGTGGAGCATCGCCTGTACGAGCTGCCTCTGCAGGCAGATGGCCAACCACCCGAGGACTACGAACAGCTGGCGCAGTTTTGGGCCTGCCAGGACCAGCATAGCAGGCGTCTCAAATGGCGACCGGTGGAGAAGGAAAGAATACTACCGCCGGAACGATCTGCCGCGATGGTGGTGCGCCTGCGCCTGGTCGATCTCCTCGAGGCGGAGAAACTCGTATTGATAGCAACGTACGAGATTGGCGAGGATGCATCCCCTAGGCAAATCCATCTCATTACCTTCGATGTGAAGAAACTGCTCGATAAAACAGAATCTTTGGCACCCACATTTTCCCCCGCCACGCTGCACCAAGACTTTTTGGCTGTTATTATGACGCACACGGCGCGTTGCTCCCTGAAATTGGAATTCCAGTCGGCCCAGGATTGCAAGACATTCGAGCAGCTTCTCGTCTCCAAGCTGCAGTTTCAGTTGATCCAAGCCCAGGAGGCAGACAAGGAGCCGA CTTCCGACTTGCTGGACGACAGTGATCCTGGCTCTCACTTTCAGTCTTCCAACATCGCCGCCGATCCTGTCCAGCGTATTTTCTACAATCGCCAGCCGCTGTCACAGTGGTGTGACACCTTGCTGCTTCGCGACGATCCCGGAAAGCATTGGCATGTTTACGCCAAAACGGACGATCGGTTGCGTCTGCTACTGCATCGCCTGACGCGCGATCTCCTCCAGCTGCACTGCAACCTCAATGTGCTAGAGGTCGCTGAGCACAACATGTCGCCTGCCGACATGGAGATGGAGCTGCTAAACAGTCTGTTCGAGGAGATGGACGCCTGGAAGGTTTTGAGTGAGCCGGCAGCCAGTGTGGAGCAGCGCCGGGAGCAGCTGACGCAGCTCAACAAGGCACAAATGGCCAGCGATGTGTTGGCTTCTATGCTATTcaccgatgatgatgatgatgatgatgacaatAGGGCGTAA